One Pseudomonas muyukensis DNA segment encodes these proteins:
- a CDS encoding EAL domain-containing protein: MPLTAKRPARWSWRSLLPWVVGVLPLLCGLLVMRWQTEHDLRVSSQTTAKEVVGHIEQILDSLSTAANHLLPMAGLPCEQVQLALRGEVTRNAFVRSTNLFDHDTLYCSSLFGDFDEPVDARDYTDGQLWLMDGNSVTPGHPLLVYRVSTGDRGAISTVDGGHLLTALRLIGEDDELQVQVGNHWMGANGKVHPGTPPIAASAAVTFSSTRYPFSVHGGYAASKPGEVMRARYPALLSLLLVLGVLAGAACRWQLRRASSPRAELERALEANEFVPYFQPVVRNGDYHWAGIEVLMRWQHPREGLVRPDLFIPYAEHSGQIVAMTRSLMLATAQALAPHVALLEDGFHVGVNITADHCRDLSLLDDCQTFLQHFPPARVVLTLELTERKLLEPTPVTLELFEKLHALGVMIALDDFGTGVSSLNYLRQFKVDYLKIDQSFVAMIGGDALSQHILDTIIELSTKLGLGIVAEGVETEVQRDYLARHGVDFQQGYLFARPMPAHELLLALAARPGSPRLPQGNTPEIMRG; this comes from the coding sequence ATGCCACTGACCGCCAAACGCCCTGCCCGCTGGAGCTGGCGCTCGTTGCTGCCCTGGGTGGTAGGCGTGCTGCCGCTGCTCTGCGGGCTACTGGTGATGCGCTGGCAGACCGAACATGACCTGCGCGTCAGTAGCCAGACCACCGCCAAAGAGGTGGTCGGGCATATCGAGCAGATCCTCGACAGCCTCTCCACCGCCGCCAACCACCTGCTGCCCATGGCCGGCCTGCCCTGCGAACAGGTGCAATTGGCGCTGCGCGGGGAGGTCACCCGCAACGCCTTCGTGCGCTCGACCAACCTGTTCGACCACGACACCCTTTATTGCTCGTCCTTGTTCGGTGATTTCGACGAGCCGGTGGATGCCCGTGACTATACCGACGGGCAACTGTGGCTGATGGACGGCAACTCGGTCACCCCAGGCCACCCGCTGCTGGTCTACCGGGTGAGCACGGGGGATCGCGGGGCGATCAGCACCGTGGACGGCGGCCACCTGCTCACCGCCCTGCGCCTGATCGGCGAGGACGACGAACTGCAGGTGCAGGTGGGCAACCACTGGATGGGCGCAAATGGCAAGGTTCACCCCGGCACCCCGCCGATAGCCGCCAGCGCCGCGGTGACCTTCTCCTCCACCCGCTATCCGTTCAGCGTGCACGGCGGCTATGCCGCCAGCAAGCCCGGCGAGGTGATGCGCGCGCGCTACCCGGCGCTGCTGAGCCTGCTGCTGGTACTGGGCGTGCTCGCCGGCGCTGCCTGCCGCTGGCAACTGCGCAGGGCCAGCTCCCCACGCGCCGAACTGGAGCGGGCGCTGGAGGCCAACGAGTTCGTGCCCTACTTCCAGCCCGTGGTGCGCAACGGCGACTACCACTGGGCCGGCATCGAGGTGCTGATGCGCTGGCAGCACCCACGCGAAGGCCTGGTGCGCCCCGACCTGTTCATTCCCTATGCCGAGCACAGCGGCCAGATCGTCGCCATGACCCGCAGCCTGATGCTGGCCACGGCCCAGGCCCTGGCCCCTCACGTCGCACTGCTGGAGGACGGCTTTCATGTCGGCGTCAACATCACCGCCGACCATTGCCGCGACCTGAGCCTGCTCGACGACTGCCAGACCTTCCTCCAGCACTTCCCGCCCGCACGGGTGGTGCTGACCCTGGAGCTGACCGAGCGCAAGTTGCTCGAACCCACGCCGGTGACCCTCGAGTTGTTCGAAAAACTGCACGCGCTGGGGGTGATGATCGCCCTCGACGACTTCGGCACCGGTGTGTCCAGCCTCAACTACCTGCGCCAGTTCAAGGTCGATTACCTGAAGATCGACCAGAGCTTCGTCGCCATGATCGGCGGCGACGCGCTGTCCCAGCATATCCTCGACACCATCATCGAACTGTCGACCAAGCTGGGCCTGGGCATCGTCGCCGAAGGCGTGGAAACCGAGGTGCAGCGCGACTACCTGGCGCGCCACGGGGTGGACTTCCAGCAGGGCTACCTGTTCGCCCGGCCGATGCCCGCCCACGAGCTGCTCCTGGCCCTGGCCGCGCGTCCCGGCAGCCCACGGTTGCCGCAAGGCAACACCCCTGAGATCATGCGCGGCTGA
- the hppD gene encoding 4-hydroxyphenylpyruvate dioxygenase, protein MADIFENPMGLEGFEFIELASPTPGVLEPVFQILGFTKVASHRSKDVHLYRQGGINLILNNEPNSIASYFAAEHGPSVCGMAFRVRNAHEAYARALELGAQPVEIETGPMELRLPAIKGIGGAPLYLIDRYEDGSSIYDIDFKFIEGVDRNPVGAGLKIIDHLTHNVYRGRMAYWAGFYEKLFNFREIRYFDIKGEYTGLTSKAMTAPDGMIRIPLNEESSKGAGQIEEFLMQFNGEGIQHVAFLTDDLLKTWDALKACGMRFMTAPPQTYYEMLEERLPGHGEPVDQLQARGILLDGASEAGDKRLLLQIFSETLLGPVFFEFIQRKGDDGFGEGNFKALFESIERDQVRRGVLSVE, encoded by the coding sequence ATGGCAGATATCTTCGAAAACCCGATGGGCCTGGAAGGCTTCGAATTCATCGAGCTCGCCTCGCCGACCCCAGGCGTGCTGGAGCCGGTATTCCAGATACTCGGTTTCACCAAGGTGGCCAGCCACCGCTCCAAGGATGTGCACCTGTATCGCCAGGGTGGCATCAACCTGATTCTCAACAACGAACCCAACAGCATCGCCTCGTACTTCGCCGCCGAGCACGGCCCGTCGGTGTGCGGCATGGCGTTCCGCGTGCGCAACGCCCATGAGGCCTACGCCCGCGCCCTGGAGCTGGGTGCTCAGCCGGTAGAGATCGAAACCGGCCCGATGGAACTGCGCCTGCCGGCGATCAAGGGTATCGGTGGCGCGCCGCTGTACCTGATCGATCGCTACGAAGACGGCAGCTCGATCTACGACATCGACTTCAAGTTCATCGAAGGCGTCGACCGCAACCCGGTCGGTGCAGGCCTGAAGATCATCGACCACCTGACCCATAACGTCTATCGCGGGCGCATGGCTTATTGGGCCGGTTTCTACGAGAAACTGTTCAACTTCCGCGAAATCCGTTACTTCGACATCAAGGGCGAGTACACCGGCCTGACCTCCAAGGCCATGACCGCCCCGGACGGCATGATCCGCATCCCGCTGAACGAGGAATCGTCCAAGGGCGCCGGGCAGATCGAAGAGTTCCTGATGCAGTTCAACGGCGAAGGCATCCAGCACGTGGCCTTCCTCACCGACGACCTGCTCAAGACCTGGGATGCGCTCAAGGCGTGCGGCATGCGCTTCATGACCGCGCCACCGCAGACCTACTACGAAATGCTCGAAGAGCGTCTGCCGGGTCACGGTGAGCCGGTTGACCAGCTGCAAGCGCGCGGCATCCTGCTCGATGGCGCGTCCGAGGCCGGCGACAAGCGCCTGCTGCTGCAGATTTTCTCGGAAACCCTGCTGGGCCCAGTCTTCTTCGAGTTCATCCAGCGCAAGGGTGACGATGGCTTCGGCGAAGGCAACTTCAAGGCGCTGTTCGAGTCGATCGAGCGCGACCAGGTGCGCCGTGGCGTGCTGAGCGTCGAGTAA
- a CDS encoding type 1 glutamine amidotransferase domain-containing protein: protein MNKKILVVLTNTAKYPDLKRATGLWLGEAVHFVDKVQQAGYSVDYVSPAGGYVPIDPHSLQMAPELDWQWYNDRAFMNRLGTTLSPGQAKAEHYSAIYYTGGHGVMWDFPDNQPLQELARRIHERGGAVAAVCHGVVGLLNIKLSDNSLLLKGRKVTGFSNTEEKLAELDKVVPFLTENELIARGGEYHQADDPWAAFVVEDGSLITGQNPASTRQVGEAVIRFLDNR, encoded by the coding sequence ATGAACAAGAAGATCCTGGTCGTGCTGACCAACACCGCCAAATATCCAGACTTGAAGCGCGCCACCGGGCTGTGGCTGGGTGAAGCCGTGCACTTCGTCGACAAGGTGCAGCAGGCCGGCTACAGCGTCGACTATGTCAGCCCGGCCGGTGGCTACGTGCCCATCGACCCGCACAGCTTGCAGATGGCGCCGGAGCTGGACTGGCAGTGGTACAACGACCGGGCCTTCATGAACCGCCTGGGTACCACCCTGAGCCCCGGCCAGGCCAAGGCCGAGCACTACAGTGCGATCTACTACACCGGCGGGCATGGGGTGATGTGGGATTTCCCCGACAACCAACCCTTGCAGGAGCTGGCGCGGCGTATCCATGAGCGCGGCGGTGCGGTGGCGGCGGTGTGCCATGGCGTGGTCGGGCTGCTCAACATCAAGCTCAGCGACAACAGCCTACTGCTCAAGGGACGCAAGGTAACCGGCTTCTCCAACACTGAAGAGAAACTGGCCGAACTGGATAAAGTGGTGCCGTTCCTGACCGAAAACGAGCTCATTGCCCGTGGCGGCGAATACCACCAGGCCGATGATCCCTGGGCAGCCTTTGTGGTCGAGGATGGCAGCCTGATCACCGGGCAGAACCCCGCCTCCACCCGCCAGGTTGGCGAAGCCGTCATTCGCTTCCTGGACAACCGATAA
- a CDS encoding nucleoside deaminase translates to MDQATCAFMQAAIDEARKGLEEGGIPIGSVLVHDGKIIGRGHNRRVQQGSAILHGEMDALENAGRQPARVYQEATLYTTLSPCAMCSGAILLYGIKQVVIGEHDTFMGEEQLLSGRGVKLEVRHDQTCKTLMREFIARKPELWDEDIGR, encoded by the coding sequence ATGGATCAGGCAACTTGCGCCTTTATGCAGGCCGCTATCGACGAGGCCCGCAAAGGGTTGGAAGAGGGCGGTATACCGATCGGGTCGGTGCTGGTGCACGACGGCAAGATCATCGGTCGCGGACACAATCGACGGGTACAGCAAGGCAGCGCCATCCTGCATGGCGAAATGGATGCCCTGGAAAATGCCGGGCGCCAGCCCGCACGCGTTTACCAGGAGGCCACCCTCTATACCACCCTGTCGCCCTGCGCCATGTGCAGCGGGGCCATCCTCTTGTACGGCATCAAGCAGGTGGTCATAGGCGAGCACGACACCTTCATGGGTGAAGAGCAGTTGCTCAGCGGCCGTGGCGTGAAGCTCGAGGTGCGCCATGACCAGACCTGCAAGACGCTGATGCGCGAGTTCATCGCCCGCAAGCCTGAACTGTGGGACGAAGACATTGGCCGCTGA
- a CDS encoding hybrid sensor histidine kinase/response regulator, producing the protein MAAEQDPFAEQVIQLQRSAARVSGPNEVVTGFDWSTTPLGPLVLWPAALRIAVDMLLLSPFPCALIWGPELTLVHNQGYKLLLGEAADIQGQRFDQLWAHAWDSLGPSVFMALEGRGSLLADAPLPIERQGGVATVWVTGSFSPLHDDRQEIAGFLHTLIETTASVETTRQWRELAQSFEARLAHHLANPTPTWPWSGDLMLLLDADFRIRMANPAWQRLLGWSEDESRVFALPELFHPADRTEAMLGLSALRQGAEMDHFDGRVRHRDGHYLWFRWRGACDQGLPALVGRNLTEERQTVQRLAQATVLDSQRMEPLVKVAGGMGHEMNNVLSGVSSSLELLDRRLAQGRLENLAAYVAMAREAAERAIGLTRNLLAFARSQPLCPKALDIKPVLESMAPLLQQTLGSGIQLRWEMDVAPWTLKLDPDLFRNALLHLCSNAHDACLGQGNVTIRIANERVEQGNTGHAELLAGDYVMLQIDDDGQGMSAQDMQRAFDPFFTSKPLGQGAGLGLPMVHGFVRQSGGQAWIDSRLEQGTRVVLMLPRCLDSVAEPELPTDAQVTGARLLVVDDEAGLRRVMTEMLSDRGFEVCDVADANSALAEYRHHGPFDLVVTDIGLPGGFSGRQVAKALRLIDADQKILFITGFNDDPVEPSLLAEPGIDLLLKPFSLETLVERIRRLLQV; encoded by the coding sequence TTGGCCGCTGAGCAGGACCCTTTTGCCGAGCAAGTCATCCAATTGCAGCGCTCGGCGGCGAGGGTGAGCGGGCCGAACGAAGTGGTCACCGGTTTCGACTGGAGCACGACCCCCCTCGGGCCTCTGGTGCTGTGGCCCGCGGCCTTGCGTATTGCCGTGGACATGCTGTTGTTGTCGCCGTTTCCCTGCGCGTTGATCTGGGGGCCGGAGCTGACCTTGGTCCACAACCAGGGTTACAAGCTACTGCTGGGCGAAGCCGCGGACATTCAGGGCCAGCGCTTCGATCAGCTGTGGGCGCATGCCTGGGACAGCCTGGGGCCATCGGTGTTCATGGCCCTCGAAGGGCGCGGCAGCCTGCTGGCGGACGCGCCGTTGCCGATCGAGCGTCAAGGCGGGGTGGCAACGGTCTGGGTCACGGGTAGTTTTTCACCCTTGCATGATGACCGCCAGGAGATAGCCGGGTTCCTGCATACCTTGATCGAGACCACCGCCAGTGTCGAAACGACTCGGCAGTGGCGGGAGCTGGCGCAGTCCTTCGAGGCCCGGTTGGCGCATCACCTGGCCAACCCCACGCCCACTTGGCCTTGGTCTGGCGACTTGATGCTGTTGCTCGATGCCGACTTCCGGATCCGTATGGCCAACCCAGCCTGGCAGCGTTTGTTGGGTTGGTCCGAGGACGAATCGCGGGTGTTCGCGTTGCCGGAACTGTTCCACCCCGCCGATCGCACCGAGGCCATGCTTGGGCTGAGCGCGCTGCGCCAGGGCGCCGAAATGGACCACTTCGATGGCCGGGTGCGTCATCGCGACGGCCATTACCTGTGGTTTCGCTGGCGGGGTGCCTGCGACCAGGGTTTGCCGGCCCTGGTCGGGCGCAACCTCACCGAGGAGCGGCAAACCGTGCAGCGCCTGGCACAGGCCACGGTGCTCGATAGCCAGCGCATGGAGCCGCTGGTCAAGGTGGCCGGTGGCATGGGCCATGAAATGAACAACGTGCTTTCCGGGGTCAGCAGCAGCCTGGAGCTGCTGGACCGGCGTCTGGCCCAGGGCCGCCTGGAGAACCTGGCCGCCTACGTGGCCATGGCCCGCGAGGCTGCCGAACGGGCCATAGGCCTGACCCGCAACCTGTTGGCATTTGCCCGCAGCCAGCCGCTTTGCCCCAAGGCGCTGGACATCAAGCCTGTGCTCGAATCGATGGCGCCATTGTTGCAACAGACGCTCGGTAGCGGCATACAGCTGCGCTGGGAGATGGACGTGGCCCCCTGGACACTGAAACTTGATCCAGACCTGTTTCGCAACGCGTTGCTGCACCTGTGCAGCAATGCCCATGACGCCTGCCTCGGCCAGGGTAACGTGACGATCCGCATCGCCAATGAGCGGGTCGAGCAGGGCAATACCGGCCACGCCGAGTTGCTGGCAGGCGACTACGTCATGCTGCAGATCGACGACGATGGGCAGGGCATGTCGGCGCAAGACATGCAGCGCGCGTTCGACCCGTTCTTTACCAGCAAACCCCTCGGTCAAGGCGCCGGCCTGGGTTTGCCGATGGTCCATGGCTTTGTGCGTCAGTCGGGGGGGCAGGCCTGGATCGACTCGAGGCTTGAGCAAGGCACCCGGGTCGTACTGATGCTCCCGCGCTGCCTGGACAGCGTGGCAGAACCGGAACTGCCCACCGATGCCCAGGTCACGGGGGCGCGGCTGCTGGTGGTGGATGACGAAGCCGGCCTGCGGCGGGTGATGACGGAAATGCTCAGCGACCGAGGCTTCGAGGTCTGCGACGTGGCTGACGCCAACAGCGCCTTGGCTGAGTATCGACACCATGGCCCGTTCGACCTGGTGGTGACCGACATCGGATTACCCGGCGGTTTCAGTGGCCGACAAGTCGCCAAGGCCTTGCGCTTGATCGATGCGGATCAGAAGATCCTGTTCATCACCGGTTTCAACGACGATCCGGTAGAGCCGTCGCTGCTCGCCGAGCCAGGTATCGATCTACTGCTCAAGCCCTTCTCGCTGGAGACCCTGGTTGAGCGGATTCGACGCCTGTTGCAGGTGTGA
- a CDS encoding tetratricopeptide repeat protein, protein MPTRHRYLLALLLAVLVPVVIGYLWRDPQPSVPNLPPHSYAKALRQAHEGQPGAARVLYQQLQRDDLAPIRRAALYAELPNYPSPQALKLAKQDLEHDEPMVRRAAIAAVRRLLPAAQRSLVLGPLLEDDEQSVRFAVVDALLGLDPDAIGLYFGPLQGTLEQYEQTLEQQPDDAAAQVHLARLYMHEQAFDAAARALQRSLAVAPDNLDALATQVRLLERQGQHDASRAVLAKALALRPDSAFLQYELGLWLSRHEQQEYALLALARAVELEPENNDYRYTLATTLHQLEQVDAAQKQLEAVLSREPANRRARVLLIQYWKETGQLQNVQVLLAELERQNPDDPYLQQGL, encoded by the coding sequence ATGCCCACACGCCACCGCTACCTGCTCGCCCTGCTGCTCGCGGTACTGGTGCCCGTCGTGATCGGCTACCTGTGGCGCGACCCGCAACCCAGCGTGCCCAACCTGCCCCCGCACAGTTATGCCAAGGCCCTGCGCCAGGCCCATGAGGGCCAGCCAGGTGCCGCGCGGGTGTTGTACCAACAACTACAGCGCGACGACCTGGCGCCGATTCGCCGCGCGGCCCTGTATGCCGAGCTGCCCAATTATCCCTCGCCACAAGCCTTGAAACTGGCCAAGCAGGACCTCGAGCACGATGAGCCAATGGTGCGCCGGGCCGCGATCGCCGCCGTGCGTCGCCTGTTGCCGGCCGCCCAGCGCAGCCTGGTGCTCGGTCCCCTGCTCGAAGACGACGAGCAAAGCGTGCGCTTCGCCGTGGTCGACGCCCTGCTCGGCCTCGATCCCGATGCCATCGGCCTGTACTTCGGCCCCTTGCAGGGCACCCTGGAGCAATACGAGCAAACCTTGGAACAACAACCCGACGACGCCGCGGCGCAGGTGCACCTGGCCAGGCTGTACATGCACGAGCAAGCGTTCGATGCCGCTGCCCGGGCCCTGCAGCGCAGCCTGGCGGTGGCGCCCGACAACCTCGATGCCCTGGCCACCCAGGTCCGCCTGCTGGAGCGCCAGGGGCAGCACGACGCTTCGCGCGCGGTACTGGCCAAGGCCTTGGCCCTGCGTCCGGATTCGGCGTTCCTGCAATATGAACTGGGGTTGTGGCTGAGCCGCCACGAGCAGCAGGAATACGCCCTGCTGGCCCTCGCCCGCGCCGTGGAGCTGGAACCGGAGAACAACGATTACCGCTACACCCTCGCCACTACTTTGCACCAGCTCGAACAGGTGGATGCCGCGCAAAAGCAACTGGAGGCCGTGCTCAGCCGCGAACCTGCCAATCGCCGGGCGCGGGTGCTGCTGATCCAGTACTGGAAAGAAACCGGACAATTGCAGAATGTCCAGGTGCTGCTGGCCGAACTGGAGCGCCAGAACCCCGACGACCCTTACCTGCAACAGGGGCTCTGA